The genomic window GCCGACTGTCTGACCAACTGCGCGCTGTTTCGCAACGTCGCAAAAAGCGGCGCGGTGCAGGAAGGCCAATGGGGCGCCGACTTCTTCGCGGCGCTGGCGCCGCTGTCCGGCGAAGCCATCGTCACGCACCAGCGCGACAACCCGTTCTGGGCGACGGATCTGGAAGCCGTGGTGCAGCGCACCGGCGCCACGCGGCTCTACATGGCGGGCATCGCGACCAACTACGTGGTCGAGCACGGCGCACGCCATGCGAGTGATCTGGGTTACGACGTGGCCGTGATCGGCGATGCGTGCAGCACCGCCAAGCCGCATCTGCATGCTGCGAGCCTTGAGACGCTGTCGTTGCTGGCGGACATCGTGACGGTGGACGAAGCCGTGGCGCAGATGGCAGCAAACACGAGGTCTGAACGATGACGCACGACGGCCAGCTCGAAGGCAAATTGGCGATCGTCACCGGCGCGTCGACTGGTATCGGCGCCGCCATCGCACGCGCCTTCGTCGATGCAGGCGCCTGTGTGCTGGCGGCGGATATCGATGAAGCCCGCGGCCGCGCGTTGCATGCGGCGCTGGGCCCGCGTTGCCGCTTCGTGCATGGCGACATCGGCTCCGACGCGGTGCTCGATGCGTTGATTCAATCGGCGCTCGACTTCGCCGGCCGCATCGACTTCGTCGTCAACAACGCCGTGTTCTACGGCGACCGTGGCGCCGAGGCGAGTCGCGCCGAATGGCTCCATGCGCTCGACATCAATCTCGTATCTGGCGCGTTGCTGGTCCACAAGGCCAGCGCCGAGTTGGCGAAGCAAGGCGGTGCCGTCATCAACATGGGCAGCGTCGGCGGCAAGTTCGGCACGGCCGGTCGTGCTCTCTATCCGGCAGCCAAGGCGGCCATCCTGCAGCTCACCCGCAACCAGGCTGCGACGCTGGCGCCACAGCGCGTGCGCGTCAACTCGGTGTCGCCGGGCTGGACGTGGTCGGACGCGCTGTCGCGCATGGCCGGTGGCGACAGGGCGCGGGCCGACGCCATGGCCGCGCCCCTGCACCCGCTCGGCCGTGCCGGCGACGTCGAGGATGTGGCGCAGGTGGTGCTGTTCCTCTGCTCGGATGCAGCGCGCTTCGTCACCGGTGCCGACATTCCGGTCGACGGCGGTTTTTCGATGCTCGGCCCGGACCAGGGCCGTTCGGCACGCGACTGGTTCGAACGCGGTACCTGAGTCGACAAGCCCGAAAACGCTTACTGCTCTTCGCCCCAGGCAAACCCGTCGCGGGCGATCATCGCGCTCGATGCGCTCGGCCCCCAAGTGCCCGCGGCGTATGGGCGCGGTGCGCCGTCGGCACCCCAGCTGTCGATCAGCGGTTCGACCCAGCGCCACGCTTCTTCCTGCTCGTCGCTGCGCACGAAAAGATTCAGCCGACCGGCGATCACGTCGAGCAGCAGGCGCTCATACGCGCCCACGCGTTCTGCGCCGAATCGCTTGTCGAAGTCGAGGTCGAGCTGCACCGGCGCCAGCGGCACCATGTCGCTGCGCACGCCGCCCTTGATGGTGACGCGCTGGTCTTGCGCCTGGGCGAGCAGATGCAGTTCGAGCCCGTCTTTCGGTTGCAGGTTGATGACCAGCTTGTTCGCGACACCGACCGGCGTGCGAAAGATCGCATGCGGCGCTGGCCGAAAATTCATCTCGATGCGAGCGTCTCGCGAGCCCAGCCGCTTGCCGGTGCGAATGTAGATTGGCACGCCGGCCCAGCGCCAGTTCTCGATCTCGGTGCGCAGCGCCACGAAGGTCTCGGTGCGGCTGTCGGGCGGCACGCCGGCTTCTTCCTTGTAGCCCGGCACGCGTTCACCGTAGGCCGTGCCCGCGGTGTACTGCCCGCGAATCGCATGCAGGCCCAGCGTCTCTGGCGTCCAGCGCTTCAGCGAGCGCAACACCTTCAGCTTTTCGTCGCGAATAGCATCGGCGTGCGCGTTGATCGGTGGCTCCATGCCGATGGCGCACACCAACTGCAGCGCATGGTTCTGCACCATGTCGCGCAAGGCGCCGGTCTGGTCGTAGAAGGCTCCGCGCTTCTCGACGCCCAGGTCCTCCGCGATCGTGATCTGGATGTTGGCGATGTGCTCGCGGCGCCAGATCGGCTCGAACAACGAGTTGCCGAAGCGCAGCGCGAACAGGTTTTGCACCGAGGGCTTGCCGAGGTAGTGATCGATGCGGAACACCTGGTTCTCGTGCAGCACCTTGCGCACTGCCGCGTTGATCGCCTGGTTCGATGCGAGGTCGTGGCCCAGCGGCTTCTCGAGCACCACGCGGGTTTGCGGACCGTTGAGGCCGGCCGCTGCGATCTGCTCGACCACCTGCGTGAAGAGCGAAGGCGCGGTGGCGACGTACATCACCACGGTCTCGGCGTTGCGCGTTTTGAGCAGGTCGGCGAGCTGTGCGTAGTCGGATGGCTTGGACAGGTCCATGCGCTGGAACGTCAGCATCTCGGAGAACTTCTTGAACTCGTCCTCGCTCGGCCGCTTGGCGCCTTCGACGGCTTTGAAGCGCGAGCGGATCAGCTCACGATAGGCGTCTTCTGTGAGGTCTTCGCGCGAGACGCCGATGATGCGGCCCTCGGCCGGAAGGCTGCCATGTCGGAATGCCTGGAACAGCGCCGGCATCAGCTTGCGCCATGCCAGGTCGCCGGTGCCGCCGAACAAAACGAGATCGAAACTCATGGGGGTGACTTGTGTGGATGGTGGAGAAGG from Variovorax sp. PAMC28562 includes these protein-coding regions:
- a CDS encoding SDR family oxidoreductase — encoded protein: MTHDGQLEGKLAIVTGASTGIGAAIARAFVDAGACVLAADIDEARGRALHAALGPRCRFVHGDIGSDAVLDALIQSALDFAGRIDFVVNNAVFYGDRGAEASRAEWLHALDINLVSGALLVHKASAELAKQGGAVINMGSVGGKFGTAGRALYPAAKAAILQLTRNQAATLAPQRVRVNSVSPGWTWSDALSRMAGGDRARADAMAAPLHPLGRAGDVEDVAQVVLFLCSDAARFVTGADIPVDGGFSMLGPDQGRSARDWFERGT
- a CDS encoding cysteine hydrolase family protein; translation: MKAALLAMHYQNDVLHPDGLVRVGVAADDPKRTLLIDAAARLIAGARANGVPVISVRIAFAPGYADCLTNCALFRNVAKSGAVQEGQWGADFFAALAPLSGEAIVTHQRDNPFWATDLEAVVQRTGATRLYMAGIATNYVVEHGARHASDLGYDVAVIGDACSTAKPHLHAASLETLSLLADIVTVDEAVAQMAANTRSER
- the zwf gene encoding glucose-6-phosphate dehydrogenase — encoded protein: MSFDLVLFGGTGDLAWRKLMPALFQAFRHGSLPAEGRIIGVSREDLTEDAYRELIRSRFKAVEGAKRPSEDEFKKFSEMLTFQRMDLSKPSDYAQLADLLKTRNAETVVMYVATAPSLFTQVVEQIAAAGLNGPQTRVVLEKPLGHDLASNQAINAAVRKVLHENQVFRIDHYLGKPSVQNLFALRFGNSLFEPIWRREHIANIQITIAEDLGVEKRGAFYDQTGALRDMVQNHALQLVCAIGMEPPINAHADAIRDEKLKVLRSLKRWTPETLGLHAIRGQYTAGTAYGERVPGYKEEAGVPPDSRTETFVALRTEIENWRWAGVPIYIRTGKRLGSRDARIEMNFRPAPHAIFRTPVGVANKLVINLQPKDGLELHLLAQAQDQRVTIKGGVRSDMVPLAPVQLDLDFDKRFGAERVGAYERLLLDVIAGRLNLFVRSDEQEEAWRWVEPLIDSWGADGAPRPYAAGTWGPSASSAMIARDGFAWGEEQ